The Amphiura filiformis chromosome 1, Afil_fr2py, whole genome shotgun sequence nucleotide sequence tttgtaaaccaaaacttggccacttgagtgtacgtcaagttagctcaatcgataaggcattcgactatggtgcgagaagttgcgggttcgaaccctggtggtgcctagtatgctctcgtggaaaaattgagttagcttgaaattcccctggacaagaaactcgctgctaatttgtctcgttgtaacccgtacgaaactcggggagctgatcccggttgcgatggttatttgtggtatgtctagggtgtgcgctcttgaagcagcaaagtccctgaattgttgtttaatggtttatggaatgatgtggggccatagtggtcaacgacaacctgtaaagtgtgctgactgctgaggcttgtggatcaacgtctagccgttgtgcctgtgcgtagcgcactataaatcactgcgctttttttttttttacgtgagTGTTTTGCATGGTgaatttggggcctccaaattttggcctggtccagggttctcaaaaaggtaaatccagccctgattTTACCTGTCAtccttttaaacaaaatacaaaaaggaACTAGTATATAATAAGTGTGAAGTATGTAATTGTTTTAGAACattctttttttaattgtaaaacaattgaaaaaaaaaaaaaaaaaaatgggttgaaGTAAAGATAGAAAGAGAGGAGATTCAGTTCATTAGCAAACTTATTATAATTTGATATACTAAGTATCTGCAAATTTAAAAAGGAAAACGTATCCCAATCTGTTCGTTAACAGCTTTACAAGAAGGACGGACAATATAAATAATATGATGCAGGGGAAGGAAAACTTTCAATTTTAGAACAAATAATTCATACTCTCAACAAGATGACAAGACaaaaagaaagcaaaataaaaaagaacGTATGGGTACCCAAAAGACGCATAAATGCAAACTGGGTGTGCAAATTTGGATTGGAAAATGTCGACATGAAATTGATTTATATTGCAGGGAGCTAACTGGATTTGattataaaataaagaaattagcaAGACTAAATAAATCGTAATATTATACTTGAAATTTGAAATGAATACTAGTACTAGAAAATCGGATGTATATAGTATAGACACTATATTTCCAagtatatttgtaattttattctTGTTTTTACAACAACAGGACGAGCCAAAAGAGTTAGCCATTGCCCATGGATTTGTTTATCGGGTAAGTGATTTCTTCTTTACGATTAGTCAGTGTAAtaagaaacttttaatttttcacaaggtcatatcttaaaatcctgaaAAAACGAGCACTAACCATGGTAACTTAAAAAGTTCGCTATAGACCCTTATTATCCCCCAGGGATATTTTTATGAGACAACTTGAAATTAGTTTGCATGATACTGAACGATTGCTttcatattttgccaggggatgatcCAAACAATCATcccctcccccaatgttgacgcatgtatgtgggtttctgaccaaattaacctcataatatttggccatttgagccccccaaagtgcaaattttttcgcgtttcgtgcgaatttattccattttgcaccatattcagacagtttagcttcaaaaattCAGACAGTTTAGCTTcgaaattttttgcgcgcttcgcgcgtatttcTACCATAAACTTATGTccccaaaaggtgctgaatttacTATACTTCACTATAATACTCCAACCCTATCCCccgatgtcaaaaagaaatccacGCCACTGGTTCATACAGCTAGAAAAAACACCGAAACGCAAATTTGTGTCGTTTGGGCGAATTAGAACAAGTTGTTTCAAATACAAATGATACACAATTTATAATTTCTACAGGGATGGAACGATCATCGCTTGCAATGGAATGAAGCCGATTATAATGGTACACGACGAGTAAACCTTGATCGAAATACTGTATGGGTTCCGCATATTCAAGCAGCGAATAGGTAACATAACAGATAAACATCCGGCAATATCTTTAAATGTAGCgcttaaaatatttataatacagtcTTAAAGAAAAGTTTAATATTATGTAGAATGTAGCCTAATAATAGTTAATCTGTTAAGCTTTCCAATGTTTGATTCATCCAAATCATAACTCGATTTCCGTGAAAATGTCTAATACATATTTTAAGGGGAGGAAGTAGTTTCATACGCgtttttattaaataaatactTCATCACATTTAAGGTGCCATGGAAAGCATGGAAAATGTAATCAAAAACGTTTGTCCCATTATACAAGAACAAGAGCAGTTGGTGGTGCTATGTAGTTTGGGCTACAGGCTGTATTActgcattttgtattttattgtcacATTCACATTGGGATACAGTTATCTTATATACACTAAGCAAACTAAAACAAACGTGTATAATTAATAaggccatatcttaaaatcctgtgcatcaaaatgaagcAACATTACACAcagaattacttcaatactctactctaaacacatgtcagtaaccaagcagttatgtaactgacacaacagtaaaatgcactagACAACactcacagcccaataattggcacacaACACAAGAAATTGAGCCGGTGAAACAGCCATAACGTTTGATCTAGTTTGATTTAAGTCAAATAAAAGCAAATAAAGGCTAAACCTATGTagaatttgaaattaaaaagaaaacttCTTTTTATGAAACTAATGCCTCCCCATAAGCATGCTAAGAAAAAGGAAATATCGTTCACTGTCGTTGTAAGCATACGTGAAGGAAGCAAGTaagttttttgaaattttactattttgtcaattttacatgttttaattgACCAGTAACGTGTTTCCCCGCTTTATTTGATTTCAGTGCAAAGGTCACGGAATTGCTCGAATCTCAAGTACTTGTCTTCAGTACAGGTCGAGTACGCTTCTACCAATCATTACAGATAGAATTCCTTTGCGACATGGACCTCACATACTTTCCATACGACAAACAATCCTGCAATATCGAATTCGGTTCTTCTCTTTACACCACCGAACACATCAACCTAACTGCGTCCCCAAATAGGGGAACCAATGGGTCCAGAGTTAATTCCGCAAAGGACTTTCAGATAACCACATTGGATGTCCAAAGAAGCGAGAAATCTTTCCGATTTATAGCTCCCTATTCATTCGTAGATGTGACTTACACTATCGGTCTGAAGCGTGTATCCAGCGTGTATAGGGCTAAACTGGTTGTGCCATCGGTTCTCACCAGTTTCTTAATTTTGGCTACATTCTTACTCCCAACTGCCTCCAAGGAAAAGATTACATTTTGCAGTAATATGTTCCTATGTCTGCTGCTTCTGATAGCATTCTTGCACACCACCGTGACGAGTACTGTCGAGACGGTTCTTGG carries:
- the LOC140148073 gene encoding neuronal acetylcholine receptor subunit alpha-3-like is translated as MFALKMNVLMIITIIMIMSFGIFGETISKTNSETKLIADLLAGYHPKVAPTDNGPVQVKMGFDMSYFDFIDEPKELAIAHGFVYRGWNDHRLQWNEADYNGTRRVNLDRNTVWVPHIQAANSAKVTELLESQVLVFSTGRVRFYQSLQIEFLCDMDLTYFPYDKQSCNIEFGSSLYTTEHINLTASPNRGTNGSRVNSAKDFQITTLDVQRSEKSFRFIAPYSFVDVTYTIGLKRVSSVYRAKLVVPSVLTSFLILATFLLPTASKEKITFCSNMFLCLLLLIAFLHTTVTSTVETVLGQLLAFSLFVDFFATIMAVVSYNIKNRGTSILTRKDYGIMLQDTTMDGDSGMRAEKTLSTKFAWLRYIDVISFIGFSIVFVIGLAAILNQRE